The region TGATGTTGGAAAGGAGGCGTGTCAGTAAAATGGCATCGGTTAGTTGCGCTCACTACTCACGTCACTATGTAGCGTTCCGTCGTACACGTCGAATCCCAAATCCATCATATTGTCCGTGCTGGCAAAGTCCTGTTTGTAAAAGACGCGGCATGCGTAGTACGGCATCAGCGGTGCTTgtacccaaacactcatgaacGTGTCAATGAATTGATCCTCACTCTAACGAACAGGACAAAAGTAGTTGAATTGATACACGATTAATACAAGATATGGTTTGCTATGCACAGGTCTTACCTCAAAATACAATGCCAGCGAGgcattcgtcgtcatcgttttaGCCGTCAGATTGCCCTTGTAGGTATGATCGTCTAGCTCGAACGTACCATTAAGGAACACTTCCTGCAGATTCTTGATCGGTGTCATGAGATTGACGAGCGCATAATGTTTGTGTTCCTCAGATTCATCCTGATGATACTTGTAGTTCACATGGAACCCGGTTTTGACCCACTCCGTACGGTTGAGGAACTTGACGTTCATACCGACCGTTATGTCGGTGGCATCAGCCGGCACCTTTAATACAACTTCCGACTTGATTTCCTTCGCCACCGGGAACGGTGTACGTATCACGAGGATGTTCATTGTATTGAGTAGATCCTCTTGTATGAAAGTATCGTCCAGATCGATTACACCTTGCGGTAAAACAATCTTACCAGTTGCCTGATACTTGACGCCGCGTTGAGTCAGTTCTAGCGTACCATTGATAGTTGGCCAAAAGATCGTGTACAATTCGATGTCACCGATAAAGTTAagctcatcttcatcatcatcatcatcatcatcataatcttCGCTGTCATTATCGGCATCGACGTGTTTGTGGCCGGCGGCTGGCAAGTTGCGAAGGAGTTTCGGTTGTGGTTTCGATTTCGCCTTAAACCCTAAGCGGTGGTTCGAGAATTTGCCAGAAAGTTCTACATCCACATATTCTGATCGTTCATTGTTGATGACCAACTTCGCAGTCAGTGCGCTCTCCTCGAACTTTTCCAGTGGCGTGTAGAGACGGTACGAGTACTCGAAATCCATCCAGTGCGCCCAACGCCAGACACCCGTACAACCGATCATTATGCTATTCAGTCCTGCCCGGAAATCAATATTGTCTTGTTGCAGCTTTGCCCGTAGGAGCGCCTTTTCCCAACCCTTGAGCGGAGTAGCGAAATGGATTTTGATATCGTAGTTCTGCGATGAAACCACCGCAAACAGCAATTCTACGCCAAGCGTCGTCGACGGTGTGATCACTTCTGCCACGAAATGCCGCTCCTTCTCGATGAACCCGAAGCGGCCGTTTATTTCGCGGAAATTCAGATTGGACGAGGTAACATTCGTCGTTAGCATGCAATCGACAATGTTATGCACGTGACCAAGGACGGTCATGTCATACTTCTCATCACCGAGCTTCAGCTCGGCCGCGCCCGTTACTGCACGATTTTCGCTGAATGACACCATCGTCACTAGCGCGCCTGTTTGGTAGCCTTCGAAAGGACTTTCGAACTTCAGCGAGCCAGTCACATTCCGATGACGACCGTCGGTGTCGTACTGCCAGTTTGTGTGCACCGACAACACCTGCGGTGGCTCACCGGTAACCGTGTAGTTGTATGTGCATTGTGTTTCGAACCACTTCTGATTGTAGTTGTGCTTCAAGTGTAACCTTGCGGTCGGCACGTGTGGGATGGAGCTGTGCAGCTTCGTGTCAAGCTCACAGTTGAACACAGTCTCATCGGACATGTAGTAACCCATCAGCTCCATGCCCAGATTTTGATGCTCTGCCCAGTATGCGGAAATGTTGGTGCGGAGCAGATTGTCCTTGTAATAGAACCCACCGTTTAGCGCGTTACGGTGCCAACCGTCAAACGGTGTGTTGAGTTCAAACAGCAGCCACATGTTATGCAGAATCCCACCATCCGTGCCGACATTCAGTTGCATGTCGATCGCTTCACTCGTGTTCCACGAGATACGAACTTTAGCCAGATACTGCGCATCGAGCAGCGTTAAATTGAACCTTCCGCTGAACGATCGATTAGGGTATGCAAGCAGAACCAAGCCGGTGTACCTGCCGTTGGATGGGGTATTGAGTTCACCGGATACCTTCACCTGTTGCGTCGGATCCCGATTGGCATCCCATTTCAACTCGATGCCAACCTCTCGCTTCAGATCAGTGGAATAACCACGCAGTGAAACGCTAATGTCACGAACCCTGGGAAATAGAAGGAGGTTAAATCGAGAAGTGTGGAATGCTTCCCCATCGGTACTTACTTATCAATGTGCAACTCCAGATCGAGCTGCTTGGTCGGTGCCGTTTGCATCAAAGCCGAAAACGAGTACATTGCATCATTCCAACGAAGCTCCGTATAGCTTTCCGTACCAGTAAAGTTGTTCTTTGGTGATGGACCATGTCGAACGAAAAGGGCGTACGGATTCTTGTCGTACTCCGCCGTTAAGTTTAACGTACTGCCTTGCACGTCATGAACATATTTGAACAAGCCCAGCACCTCCCGCAACGTCGGGCCCGTTTTAATGTCCAGCTTTGCCTGGTGATAGCTCTTAGCGAACGAGCTACGATCCATGTACCAGCCACTAACATTGAGGGAGTGCGACGAGAACCAGACTCCGCGGAACTCAAACTAGAAAAGAAAATACGATCGATACCGATTCAATCGGATGTAAAGCATTCGGATTTACAAAGCTGCGAGAGCCTACATGCACAATTTGAACTTACCTGGTGCGCCCTGGGATTTTTCTCCCACACCTTCAGGTTCACTATTAACGGATGGAAACCGGGCACGGTTAGATTCATGCCAGATTCGAACCAAAACTCACGTGAGGCCGGCATGGCAAACGTGATCACCCCTTTTATGTCTCTTTGCGGGGCGTACCGTATGTCCAGTGTGGACTTGTGTTCCTGACCCTTCTTCATCATGTTTTCGTGACTGCAAAAGAGAGGAGAGCCATATCAACAGCTATTCAGGGTATTTGATTTGAACTGACGCTCCCGTAGTACACATACGTTAACACCATTCGCATGTCCGTCTTGGAGACAGGTCGCGCCACTGCCATCGTCAAAGAGGTTCGTTGTTTGAGGCGATCGTACTGATCATTCTCCTCAGATGCCAGATACAGTCTTTCCGGATTTTCCTGAGTAAAGATCACCTTTATCGTTGTCGTGTAGTTCGGATTAATCAGGTCCTTTGCGTTGTTGTACAGCAGCTCTAAATCGTATCGACCCACACTCACAAGATATGTACCGTTGATTGCAACATCGAAGTGCGGATAGGCGCTGGAGCGCAAATTGAAAAAACCACTGCATGACatgatttcctttttggccTTCTCAACCATGGCGTTAATAACAAGGTGCTCCAATTTGCTAGACGAAAACTAAGTATTTAGCAAAAATATCTTAATTAGAAATGACAAAAGTTCGCTGTTGAGACCGAAGCCCTTACCTGATACTCCATGTTGTTGTATAACATAATGGTAGAATTGTAGGACGATGAAACGTAACCCAACGCCCTCGCTCGCAGCCGCTTTGTCTCGAAAAGGAGATCATAGTCCCATTGCgtaacgttttttttatccgtCTCGTTTACATGTCCACCGAGGCCCGCAATGCGCTCATTGTTCACCGACAGGTAGAACGAAGGGTAATACCGGCGACCGTTCCGAACGACAGTATTGTTGTAGCCCATCTCTAGCGCTAGATACTTCCGATCATTTACGTTCAGCGAAATCTCAAGCTGCTTCTGGTTGGGCTTGTTAATAAAAGCACCCATTGCTTTGTGCGAGATCTTTCCATTGACGAATGACATGATGGCGGTGTTGCGGTTCACGTCCAGCGTTATATTCGCCCGGAAAACACGCGGAACGTAGGAGTTGGGTGTCTCGAAGATGATCGTACCGATCGCTCGCTTCCCGCCGTTCGGTCGTACCCAGGTGTACTTGAATAGGTAAGACTTTGCTGTTAGGTCCGCTTTCTCTAGCGTAACATCGAAGTTGGCTGGTCCGCTGAGAATCAGGCTCGGTAGCTCCTGTTCGCCCCCATTTATCACGTCCGGTAGGCTGTAGTTGGCGCACAGCTTTAGGCCGAGCGCCTGGTCGATCACTGGCCATGTGCAGGTTGAATTGGCGTACCGCCGATCGATACCGGGTTGAATGATCTCGCGACCCTCCTCCGCCAGCACCAATATCTCCGATCGGACGCTCAGTATTTCGTTGCGATCCTGCGGAAAGTTGACCTGCAGCTGCACTTGATCCGGGCCCCGCGCCAACAGCTTAGCTTCCCAGGCTGAACTCGAGTACAGGTTCGTTTTCACCTTGAGCGACGTAGCTGCGTGCATGAAATCACTCTTCATGGTTCCGGTCAGATCCACGCTGACACTCGGTTTAATTTTACCCTCCAGATCGGCCTTCTGGCGCCAAATGTCGAACATCCGGGCCACTGCTGTCATGCGCAGGTCAACCGAGGAGGCACCGACAATGCTAAGGCCGAGTGGTAACCCCGACGATAACGGTACATCGTACGCGGCGTCGAGGAAGATGGCAGATTTCGTCAATGACACCTCCTTCCCCGAGAACGCCTCCTTCAACAGATCCCACTTCACCTTGCGCTGCTGTACTCTCAGGTCTTCCGTAAGGTACAGCATTTCGTTACCAAAGATCTTCACCCCGATCGTCACCTGGGGAAAACTGAAGTTGCTCTTCAACTGGAAACCCAATTGTTCCACCTCGTTCTGCAGCGCTCTAGCAATGAGCGTAGGTGTCATGCGGTCTTCGGATGCACGCTTCCGGCGGCCATCTTCTCCGCTATGGCCCATTTCATCACCCCACTGGTCTTCGCTCCACAGCCGCTCCACCAGGAACGATGGAATGTATCTCTTCAGCCCTATCAACATTTGATGTAGCTTCTCGTTCACCATCTTGGCGCTTAGAGTACCCTTGGGACCGAAAAATTCCTGCACCATATCTTCCAATCCTTCGGCACGAATATTCAGCTCGACAAAGTTGATAGATTCACCAAACAAATCGGTCGTCATGTTCAAGCGTATCGACCGTGGCAGGTACGATTCCATTCCGAAGATCACGTTACTATCGACCGTGAGGCCAAAGTTGTACTCATCGAAGAACAGTGTCTGCTCATAGTTGCGCGAAAACTTCCGAATATCCAGGTTAAACTTCTTTCCGAGATCGTCCTCAGCCAGCAAGCCCTGCGCTTCGACGCGCACGGGTGAGGCACTCTTGGCCAAGTTTGTCAAATGTgaccaaacaaacgaaccgacCTGATTCACTTCCTCCGTTTTCAGCACATGCTTGATCAGTTTGATAGAGAGATAATCCGGGCAGCGCATGGTCTGCAGGTACGCAGCAATCCGTACCTCTACCTCTAGCTCCGTCGTTGAGTACAGCTTCAGAAAGTAGTCCTTCGTACGATGGCAGTCATGGCGGCGGAACACGTTCACAGCTTCCACGCGCACTTCCGTTTCCAGCTCGCTCCTTTCGATGATACGACGCAGCTCCTGATTCAGCTCCTTGCCCACCACCCCCATATTACTGAGTGACTTCAGCACAATGACCAGCAGATTTCTCTGAGTCGAACTTTCCACCGCACTTCCACCGATCAGTTCGCGTAGCTCTGTTTCTAAAAACTGCACGATCGATTGTACGCTTTCAGAGTCTTCACAGTGGGGCACAATTTGGCAGAACGTGTTCACGACCATAGTCGCCGGGAGATAATAGTACGTCTCATCGCCGATCGTTTTGCCGTGTTCAATCAGCTCTAGCATCGAATCGAGCACTTCCGTATTTGGTCGCTTGAGGAAGGCTAATGATTTCATCCACCCGCGAGCATCCTCCGACGACACTTCTCGCTTTACGATCTGATCCTTCATAAGCGCGACCGAGGCCGGACTGCCGATGTATGGCAAACTCGCGAGAATGTGACTGCGTCCACTTTCGCAGATACTGTGCGAACGGAAGAGCAGTTGGTGCAGCGCGTTCATCGACAGCGTCCGGGCGGCACTCAAGAAGTTAAGGAAAACGTCTGGAAAATTGCGACGAATGTTGGGAAACCCGAGGGCACACAGTTGCTTCAAGAGCTCGCGCGACGCCTTCAGCTCATCGTGACTCTCCCTCAGCGAAGGGGTGTGATCATACAGCAACGAGGACCTTTGCTGGATATCCAGTTCGTCCTTTGGCTCTTCGTGCGTGTAAGACTCTTCCTGGAAAAACTTGAGGCTCGTCCATGTTTCAGTAACCGCACCCGCCATACCATTCGAGAACGGTATCATCTGATGCCGCTCGTAGCACATGACATTCTTGTATATGTAGTTATCCACAGTGATCTGCGAACACAAGGTAATCCCAGCGTACAGTTGACCGACATCAAACCATTTACCATCCCAGTGAACTTACCTGGCAGTAGCTTGTGGAGTTAAGAATTGGCCAAGCAACGTAATTCTGTTGGAAAATATAATATGTTACACAGATTATGGGCTCCCCAAGTGTTGCTAATATGTGAGGGCGTGTGTACGGGTTTGCAATGTGGTACTTACCGGTCGAAAATCGTAGGGCACCGTCTGTATGAAGGACGTAGTTTTATAGCGTCGCTTACACGACATAATGTCTTTTGTCTTGAGGAATAGCAATTTCGTGTCGTTTCTACCGCTTGTCTTGTACGTGACATCGCATATGCCCGAAACATCGGTTTCCGTCGTCTGGAAGTCAATATCGAACCGAGGCATTGTGTTCTGCAGCGATGAAAGGATACCGCGCTTGAGGTTGAGCGTCCAGGCGGACTCATCGTTCTCGTGGCAGATCTCGCTGATGGCACCATCATGGAACGCGAACCGCAGATCGTAATTCATTAGCTGCTCTGCTATCAGCTCACTCTTCGAATGGACATCATTTGTTTCGCTTAAATCGGGAACGTTATTATAGTCATCGTAATCCGCATCATCTGTAGCGGTTGATGGAGCAGCCCGTTCCCGTACTTCGATCGTGGATAGTTTCAGCACACCCTGGCAAGGTGCAGGAAAATCGAGGGTAACGGTGGCCGATACGTGCAGCTCGGATGTATTGTCACCACTGCCCGCTAATGACGTGTTTACGATCATCGAGTATTCGTAGTTGTACAAGCTACCAACGTTATAGCGAAACTTGTTGTTTTCCTCCGAACACGTGGGCCTGCCACATATTCTGGGATCTTTCAGGGGATCTACGGTGAGATGGGCGGTGTAAAAGTAGAATAATCAAGCAGCACTCAACCTCTAAAAGATATACTATGCTGGCCTATGTAATAACCAGCATAATATAAGACGTCGTTTCAAGCACATCTGCTACTGGAAATGTGCTTACTCTTTCAAGTTAGAATAACTGTAGGAAACTGAAAACAAAATCTACCGTATACTTAGATTAACATGTCAATACTCACTTTTTTTATAAGCGTCCAGAGGTATTActagcagcagtaccaccaaCACTACTGACCAGCCTATGCTTTTCCATTTATCCATGATTGTTTTCTGctaaaattttcaaaacttaaCGGACTGCTTATCTCGAATCACGTAGTTTTCGGCATTCTTTTAACACAAGAAACTagtaaaatgaacaaaaacaaGGATATACATTATTGGCGCTGACTTCTCTTCTTCTAGTAATCAGCAGTGCGAATCACAGCTCAAACACTCGTTCATCGAACACGATCGTATCGCCGATCACTGAAACACGTCATCATCCACACGAAGCCTATCCTCACTCAGCAGTCATCCTGCCTTCTTTTCTTATCTACAAACGTGGCATTTTAAGAGGAAGCACATGGAAATACACACGTATAACAGCATCCTTGCTAGGATTCGTTATCAAGTTGAAACTCTTTACAATCACGCACTCTATGACCGGGCCCACATCACCGAACCCAAATAAATCATCTTGAACATGGTAAACTTGAACTttgactgcagcagcactaatGTAGACGGTTGTTTACTGATGGTCGCCGGCTGTGCGTCGCGCCGTacattcttttccttcccagTTTCTCTTCGGTCACAGGTTCGCTGTCGCTGATAACGAGGATCATCACGGTTTGGAAAGACTGGCCGATCGATGTCATTCACCGTGTGCCACGCTGGAACATGAGCACTTTCAACCGATCGACTGCACTGATTCCATTAATTTCCAAGGGAAATATAATCACTTCCTGCTAATATTATGCACTCAAATCTTCCGATCGTATGATGGCTACTTCAACTACAAATACACCGCAGTGAATTAATCACTTTACacttggtttcgtttttcaaAATGTTGCGCAATCACTTTTCAAACGAAATTTTTgaaccacaaaatggcgcatcGTTCAACAATCAATTCCTACCTTAGCGGATAACACGGATAACGTCGTGATAGGGAATACTGGTTTAAGATTACTTTGAATCATCCGCAGATATAAAAAATTGAGGGAATAACCGGAACTTACAATCAGTATGTCAGAGCCGGGCTAGCACCAACATCTCAGCACCGATAATCCTTAAAAccgaaccgtaccgtaccaAGCGATCGTTGAGACTGGCAAAATTGAAAGGTCTTTCACTTCAATTCGCTGCGCTCATCTCTCAGCACGTCGGTTACGACCGATAATGCTGAGAAGATGGGCCCACATGTCCTCGTTATCAGTGGACCAATGTCAAAGGTCTTGGCAAACGATCGGTGTGGCCAGTCCAATAATCATTGGTCGGTAAGCGAGGGGAACGGTGAGCGGCAGACGatggacgcacacacaacgctAAACCAAGATTTTACTCGTGGCGGCATGGTGCTCCTGGGAGCACCAGTAACTTATTCACTCACAAGATTAACGAGTGCGATGGAGCGGTCGGCTGAGACCGAGGGGGAGCGATGCAACAAGCAGGATTATCAGCATCAATCATGCCCGTTGTACCGTACAGGAATAGTCTCATGACGAATGACGCGTTGAAATAATAATCATGCCCCGTGAAAAGCAAGCTAATGGTACTTGGCCAATCAATATTTTTGACGATTGCATGTTAGTGAAAGAAGATTTTCGTAACACAGCTTTTCCTTGGCTTTAGCCCTcaatttaaatattatttcaatatgaacaacaacaaacagtgcTGCAAAGGAACTGAAACATAATTTGCTAATAAGTTTTTCATAAGCAGAATCAAAACCTCAGATACATACGTGTGGgctggttttcgttt is a window of Anopheles aquasalis chromosome 2, idAnoAquaMG_Q_19, whole genome shotgun sequence DNA encoding:
- the LOC126569520 gene encoding uncharacterized protein LOC126569520, which encodes MDKWKSIGWSVVLVVLLLVIPLDAYKKNPLKDPRICGRPTCSEENNKFRYNVGSLYNYEYSMIVNTSLAGSGDNTSELHVSATVTLDFPAPCQGVLKLSTIEVRERAAPSTATDDADYDDYNNVPDLSETNDVHSKSELIAEQLMNYDLRFAFHDGAISEICHENDESAWTLNLKRGILSSLQNTMPRFDIDFQTTETDVSGICDVTYKTSGRNDTKLLFLKTKDIMSCKRRYKTTSFIQTVPYDFRPNYVAWPILNSTSYCQITVDNYIYKNVMCYERHQMIPFSNGMAGAVTETWTSLKFFQEESYTHEEPKDELDIQQRSSLLYDHTPSLRESHDELKASRELLKQLCALGFPNIRRNFPDVFLNFLSAARTLSMNALHQLLFRSHSICESGRSHILASLPYIGSPASVALMKDQIVKREVSSEDARGWMKSLAFLKRPNTEVLDSMLELIEHGKTIGDETYYYLPATMVVNTFCQIVPHCEDSESVQSIVQFLETELRELIGGSAVESSTQRNLLVIVLKSLSNMGVVGKELNQELRRIIERSELETEVRVEAVNVFRRHDCHRTKDYFLKLYSTTELEVEVRIAAYLQTMRCPDYLSIKLIKHVLKTEEVNQVGSFVWSHLTNLAKSASPVRVEAQGLLAEDDLGKKFNLDIRKFSRNYEQTLFFDEYNFGLTVDSNVIFGMESYLPRSIRLNMTTDLFGESINFVELNIRAEGLEDMVQEFFGPKGTLSAKMVNEKLHQMLIGLKRYIPSFLVERLWSEDQWGDEMGHSGEDGRRKRASEDRMTPTLIARALQNEVEQLGFQLKSNFSFPQVTIGVKIFGNEMLYLTEDLRVQQRKVKWDLLKEAFSGKEVSLTKSAIFLDAAYDVPLSSGLPLGLSIVGASSVDLRMTAVARMFDIWRQKADLEGKIKPSVSVDLTGTMKSDFMHAATSLKVKTNLYSSSAWEAKLLARGPDQVQLQVNFPQDRNEILSVRSEILVLAEEGREIIQPGIDRRYANSTCTWPVIDQALGLKLCANYSLPDVINGGEQELPSLILSGPANFDVTLEKADLTAKSYLFKYTWVRPNGGKRAIGTIIFETPNSYVPRVFRANITLDVNRNTAIMSFVNGKISHKAMGAFINKPNQKQLEISLNVNDRKYLALEMGYNNTVVRNGRRYYPSFYLSVNNERIAGLGGHVNETDKKNVTQWDYDLLFETKRLRARALGYVSSSYNSTIMLYNNMEYQFSSSKLEHLVINAMVEKAKKEIMSCSGFFNLRSSAYPHFDVAINGTYLVSVGRYDLELLYNNAKDLINPNYTTTIKVIFTQENPERLYLASEENDQYDRLKQRTSLTMAVARPVSKTDMRMVLTHENMMKKGQEHKSTLDIRYAPQRDIKGVITFAMPASREFWFESGMNLTVPGFHPLIVNLKVWEKNPRAHQFEFRGVWFSSHSLNVSGWYMDRSSFAKSYHQAKLDIKTGPTLREVLGLFKYVHDVQGSTLNLTAEYDKNPYALFVRHGPSPKNNFTGTESYTELRWNDAMYSFSALMQTAPTKQLDLELHIDKVRDISVSLRGYSTDLKREVGIELKWDANRDPTQQVKVSGELNTPSNGRYTGLVLLAYPNRSFSGRFNLTLLDAQYLAKVRISWNTSEAIDMQLNVGTDGGILHNMWLLFELNTPFDGWHRNALNGGFYYKDNLLRTNISAYWAEHQNLGMELMGYYMSDETVFNCELDTKLHSSIPHVPTARLHLKHNYNQKWFETQCTYNYTVTGEPPQVLSVHTNWQYDTDGRHRNVTGSLKFESPFEGYQTGALVTMVSFSENRAVTGAAELKLGDEKYDMTVLGHVHNIVDCMLTTNVTSSNLNFREINGRFGFIEKERHFVAEVITPSTTLGVELLFAVVSSQNYDIKIHFATPLKGWEKALLRAKLQQDNIDFRAGLNSIMIGCTGVWRWAHWMDFEYSYRLYTPLEKFEESALTAKLVINNERSEYVDVELSGKFSNHRLGFKAKSKPQPKLLRNLPAAGHKHVDADNDSEDYDDDDDDDEDELNFIGDIELYTIFWPTINGTLELTQRGVKYQATGKIVLPQGVIDLDDTFIQEDLLNTMNILVIRTPFPVAKEIKSEVVLKVPADATDITVGMNVKFLNRTEWVKTGFHVNYKYHQDESEEHKHYALVNLMTPIKNLQEVFLNGTFELDDHTYKGNLTAKTMTTNASLALYFESEDQFIDTFMSVWVQAPLMPYYACRVFYKQDFASTDNMMDLGFDVYDGTLHSDFRVNGSWSFAAPHFITGTGRYHSNFLPISKLNTQFEFTRSPKPKAAVKVKLNKRNSTEECAIWASAERNREMFTIKLNLPIEGYTNLSIDGRLLNVKDSEYNVSGLLYRNEQVFQFDGNAVIIEDIPYRADVKLQSVDHQIVSDGKIHYSCTQQSKVTAFALHAEMGNQMAKLDGSFKLLAMSDWFVKFAADSTVASLKNVDFYLGIAPETTDKALGKFNIRSPWVDYGIDQADVEMQFDVQPISGSVVARYGIREVAGNASCAWNWALKSNMQFALENRVVRNSVERIFRTGVRYVSPDVANNHNITFGGDLNLNNIWVFSSNASVDFFSIRDLSGVLKVQLPKPVGDVHTLAFEMRGNLPFIEPVKSFNMKTSYETDESRKRYAYISEYSYLGHLRSLVRFEWGPDPRQQRVQTNVNLIREGEKRELEAILQGPWYLEDTLTAYGTYDYREALHLMSCNVSIPASTKVASANVAFNNLSNMKGDVNCTTPFLNVTWIHGQLEFIETPLESIRYVKGTWPESSAVFDAKATYRQHNQDREQQGTIKMELPLKTRHYAEVKYGLAQRPAITTGHAEVDYNSNKILNGQYTSKEESRVGFDKKTIDVTLENNFMPLGVHYVHSLNQLDADIRTLDFKRAEVFQLRNNKNFNITAEVHVLNKATGREYLVKAIHPNRTVVLTADFEQQGEVDRKQSRLELAPTVWIAFDLFLTNRSRADLESKNITLQVSYPKRNISAEGWYAYTENAFDSDISLAYNPNRTSEEDTMPAQRTVRGGVAWRDLANATTSGQNLRIALGHPSFKQDVTLDAQYFTNPSHWFSSNLELRYNDDDQHLFATGFNLNDLRPIVGYWNYSYQLFTVHESSDLALNSIGSIGIRDGLYGVSSNSVYQRAYLSRMQGHVLGSLNVPQKELLFERMTSQSKYRLWVKSAGAYPVYMINGTLIDGMEIDGNGFFLLNINDKLVQLRVNVTPDGSENVHMYGVIPDTRSAYFDFWRDYNESRMVDVASYLKMNHSRLITGHLLWRPQIKSDLLEWFGEYFKGLHSSFLEYTEFWIKHAYLESKDSTMGIYEAALPYVEGLLNDVSGLSVLQNDLEDLHRFLNASYVADDFYIRSAINFTVTILDELALRNKITSLPKFLTELAQLMGDSGQALGKSLSKLFERIKQSFQNFSEVIGRIFAGDAMQYISSTLEESLQRYDNFIKQLHLQFIKNIQELWDKCTDMATIFWHRMLQNIEPTIIRIVHYCESLSWYIGNEIFTFLYDKTQTLADSPYFNTVTNFTQDLDMLYKDIVTNDVFTNAKKYSAVTFRFLREKYFQIVPFAREFHKITMELVEEIKELQKVEFVQFFIQRYEEAMGKLEWLAEEFQVERRLQQMWTILRNKLTHIAQTALQAENHYREAKTKFIFDPDNGIMELEQKLPMSWHAFNETPKYEEIPEIKFIGDIQDLFSGSNITLSSLYTSICSLADPQMWLPPFKSVGLLVGSRHFMSFDKRFLSMDLREMQQGGRLNECRYLLAHDYHNRTLTVLLEPSVLKDGQYSRKVTMITEDHTLEIDIYDVSVKINRQETTALPALMGTGTVVYRESDSLYVQSERGFQLTCSLRYHLCSIELSGWYFGKLAGLLGTMNNEQFDDRMTAANVYSHSDREFLDSWALPGCSSPVGTTDHKHNSNNASNELKDLCESFFLQKQSYFVSCYSVVDVTPFYEMCLDLGNTLRNKSEVTPMDPGGACTAALAYIQACQLEGKLLRIPDKCISCQLLNGTFVPEGMFVNLTDNAVPAAADIVFIVEAKPCNERFVHMKSIKLLIEAITQELKELNIVDTRFGVVAFGGPAPFDRPYSIAVGNADFERYDRFEPFLEHITTGNGTNDDIFNAIMIASKLVYRPGASKTFILLPCSRCHMSRMRLDYSSVLQQLLENDIKLHILAHHEPSFNKTRVTRLYYGMDSRLVYTKKDVKELKGDSELRQQIRLPKASLGECVALAMETNGSVFGGHNLRQDRSANASNAKKFIKVFAKRIAFTAIPSSCQRCECNGHNTGVAYMQCTLCSYPMPYIDMDDDLDEELLALLQPDVDWADEFGEVV